The Bicyclus anynana chromosome 13, ilBicAnyn1.1, whole genome shotgun sequence region ACTCTGAATGTCTATTACTTTTTCTACATTTTGTGATATGTACATTAGGAATCcttgtaaatatttacaattacacGACCAgtaattattacttaaaaacaaagtttgcaattttttattattgtctagATGCCACAAGCCGTAGTTTACGAGCCTGTTTCCATCCAAGCGTAAAATCTCAAGTACACCCAAAAAGGAAAAACTGACGTTCGAAATATGCTCGATAACGTTGTTTTGAAGATACAACTCTTTTAGATTGCTCAGCTTTGAAAATTCCGGACCTTCCAAacgttttattttgttattatccaAATGTAATATTCGTAAGTCGGTCAGGCCACGAAAAGTATCATTGTGAATATTTCGAACGTTGCTAGAGTTCAAATACAAGACTAGACATTTACGCATAGTATCGAAAACAGTTTCGTTAAGTTCGTTATAAAAATTACCATCTAAATAAACATGAGTAGCTCCAATAGGAAAGTCCCGAGGCACCAAATCCAATTGTTTTACAGAACAATCAACGACATTAGTGCTCTTTGTTGAGTCGTGGTAACATGAACAATTATTAGGACAGACAGTTTTGCAATTACAAAAAGTGAAATCACAACAATGGCAGTCTTCAGGGCAGTGAATATCATATTTGCAGAGAAAATCTTTGGTATGGAGGGAACTTACGGGGAGGAATTTAACTCCTCGTACATACGATTCTTTACATATAACATTTTCTAAATCCATCACGCGCGGATACTGTCGGGGAGTAATAGAATTGATCAATAAAAGCCATTTCATCGTGCAATCGCATCGAAAGGGATTGCCACTTATATAAAATTCTGGCAAAGCTCTGTCATCATCTCTCGATATACGCAAGCTATTTATATCCAAACTTTCGATCTCATTGGCATACATATCGACTCGGGTCAAGTTGCTCTTTTCGAAAAATGTATCTTCCTCTATAGCTGTTATAAAGTTATTGTTTATGAATAATAACTCAACACTGTTAGGTATAGATAAAGCAGATAATGTAACAATACGATTGTGACTCGCATCTAACGTCTTGACATGTAAatctttttgtattttatagtaatttccCAAAACTTCAATAAAATTAGCGTGAATGTCGAGCCATTTCAAGCCTGGCGGTATAAAAGCGTAATCGAACCATACAAGGTGGTTTTCAGAGAGATTCAGCCACAACAACTTTGTCAATGACACGAATACCCCGTTTATATCTGAAATGAAGTTGCCATCCAATCGAACGGCTTCCAATTGCGCGTTCTTTTGAAAGGTTTCAGTCTCGATcgactgtattttattttttgccaaATTGAGTACTTGTAGGCTGGGCAAGCCCCAAAACATTCCCGCAGTAAGGTTTCCAATTTGATTGTCAATTAAACGCAACCCAGTTAGCTGTGATAAGTTCTGAAATGAACTGTTTGAAATTTCTGTTAATAAATTTTCTCCCAAGTCTAAAGATTTCAAGAATGGTAATTGCAAAATCGCCTCGGGAACTTTCGTCAATTTATTAGAACTTAAATCTAACTCTTTTAAATCTGAACAATTTCGGAAGGCGTCGTCTGCAATGTACgacaaaatattgttatttaagtttaacttatttaaaataaaaagtccaTTAAAAACGTGATCCTCAATAACGCGAAGTTTATTTTGAACTAAACTTAATGTGTGTAAATTGAACAATGGTGAAAACGCATTAGCTTCGATAATTCCGATAGAGTTATTGCTCAAGTTAAGAAtttgtagaaaaaataaatccttAAACATGTTTTTAGTTACCCCTGTGAGGGCGTTGTGTGACAGGTCGAGCACAATTAATCTTATTAAACCACCGAACGTTTCATCTTCTATGTGGCTGCCTTTCAATTTATTCGCCGAAAGATCTAACACCACTAATTGTTCCAGtctattaaataatttcttaggCAGCATTTCCAATTCATTGTAGCTCAAGTAAATTTCGCGGATTTCTCTCGTGTTCTGAAATAAACTTTCTGGTAAGTAATTTATAGCGTTCTCCGATAGGTTAACAACTTTCAACGATAGTAAGTCACTGAAAACTTCTCCCGGCAGCTCGGTTATTTTATTGTTCTGCAGAAATAGTTGCGTTAGCCTCCGCAAATGTAATATTTCAGAGTCAGCTGGCAAGGACATGATGTCATTGTAACTCAAATCGATAGTCTGCAGCGTGGACCCACATTTGTGACCGAAGCCTagctcgtcgacgaactttatTTTGTTGCGTGTTAAGTTGAGAGAAACTATGGTCTCCAATGCACAAAACAGGTCCGAAGGTATTTTCCTTATATTGTTGAACGCCAGGTCTAACGTGTGAAGTTCTCGTAAGCCGTTGAAAGCTCCCAAGGAGAGTTCTAATTCCTTGTTGTGACCCCACTGAGTGTTCATGGTGCGCAAGCTGAGCGTCTTCAGACCTCGAAGACCCTCGAACACGTTACCTGGCAGTCGGAGGACTTTGCAATCGGTTATCGTGATCTCCGTCAATCCGTGCAGTTTGCCGAAGTAGTGATCCTTGAGCGTGCTCTCTCGTAGGTGCGAGCCGCAGCGGACCGCGAGCTTCTCCGCTCCGTCCGAGTGCATCGAACCGACCACGTCCCGGTCGGACGACAGCGTCCGGACGGTGCACTGCACACTGTTCTCGCCGGGCACACGGAAACAGGCATCTGGGGCATCAGGCGCTTCCGTAAGCGCCGCGCCCAACACTAAACAAAAGAGTATCACGGCAATTATCATTTTAAGTTGCACTGTGTCCATTTCATTTTCACTCGTCAACTCGTTCCGATGAATGAAAGTGAGGTCGGTCGGCCGCGTGCGATCATATTAGAGTTCGGGGCGCAAGTAGAATGCGGGCACGGGACGATAACAATGATTGTGAGCGTAGTAAACAGGCCGAGCCGGGTCTCATGGCGCGCGGGCGACGCGTCCCGTCGGCGGCAGGCGGGCGACTGCCGTACAAAGAAATGCCATGAATGCGCGCGGCCGGAGGGAACGGAACCGACCGCACCATCGCATTTCTAATGCCGCATACTAACTAACCCTAGTAGTTTTCGACTTCAGTAGAAAACGGAAACCGTTACGTGACTTCGCTTCAATTAATGTTATTTGAAAGATTGAATATAATTTCTAAGATGTGTCGCACACGCGTACGTCTAAAACTTTAATTATCTCGGTTAAATACGTGAGATTTTTATAATCGATTTATAAGTCGTATTTTCTACAAACTTTGTGTTGTTTTTGATTCAGGTCTACGTCATGGACCGCGAGCCTACGTAACCAAAAACACCTCATTTTAGTAAGGCTGAAAGTTTTCCCAGTTTAGTTACAGCCCGTGCTCCTATCATAGTTAAGTACCTACCAAGGGTGTAGCTACCGCTGTATCAGCCATATCGGGGCCGGGATACGGGGCCCCCAGACTTGAGGGGCCCCATACGTGTGAAggcaaaaattggtaaaatgtaacccacaatgtcacttaatctggtgcttcccggaaaaaaagCATATAAAAACCTGCGTATAGAGTTTTACTCtagaaatgacaaaattaaaaaagcaatatttttactTCCTTGGAAAAATTCTTACATACCCTGTCCCCCAccgcggaagcctcccacctgccagacctcgaccaattaagaaaacctcaatcaggtCAGCCGGAGACCGAATCCAGGACGGAGGAGTTCTGAACCCTTGAATCCTACTACCTTCCAAAGAGTCCaagctccataattggctaccagaggcgtagctaccgccgtatcagccgtacgtatcaatgatacggggtctCCAGACTACAGGGCCTCttacgtattaattaaaaaaaatagtaaagtgtaggtaatccacaatcttaTACTTAATTTAGTGCttcctaaaaaaaaatagatataaaaaattacaaaccctcttttttcccgggttaagcgtacgcccaaaagttgaaaacatcCTCCAagcattattgtttttttttttttttggagaaatCTTTTCCATTCATTTGGACCCCCCCCCCACCCacaactatttttgatacagGGACCTTCCAATACACGCTTCGCCACTGTTGGCTACCATAGATAAATATGGTAGGACCCTTAGACCGTTATTAATGGTCCAtactttcagccttcctaaaataaaGCTATGCTCCACTAGAGACATTCGAGGAAACCACAACGAACCTACCTGACGAGTTCTTTACACTCGCTGTGAAGTGTTGCACTTTTATACGCGATACTTTTCTAATTTAATAAACTAACAAAACCCtctttacataaattattattattattatttattaagtagggTCCTTGTCAGAACGTAAGATGAACTACTTACATATTTGTTTAATTCTTATCACAACTTTTAAAGGCTTGTAAAGTCTTTACCTAATACCTGTACCTACGTAGCTTAGAGGTTGGTATTAATGTTTTCAAAAATGTCTACTTTCAAGCTTCTAACAGAAAGACATCTCAGACGATGTGAACGCCCTTTTATTTCTGTCTGAGCCGAGGGCCGCAGCCTCCGACAATGGTCTGTATCGAGACTTCGAGAGTAATTGGAACCCTCTCAGTCTAAACTATTCCGAGAATCTGAAGATTGTACAAGTTTTAATGAGTTCTAGCCTGAAAATTAAAAGATTAGAGACAAGATAGAATTAAAATGTTAGACAATAATACTAGTAGATAAATCTAAAGGTTATAACGcttcaagtttcgttaaaatccgtcgagtagtttttgtttctataacgaacatacagacatacagacagacagaaagacagacagtcagacaaaaattttactgattgcatttttggcatcagtatcgatcactattCACCCCCTAattgttattttggaaatatatttcatgtacagaattgacctctctacagatttattatatgtatattatatagattatgaacgtcatacaggcgactcaCCGTACCCAGgctatttgaaaaactctttagTTATATGGTCCTTAGAAGCCTAACTGGATTAGACACCCTTTTTCttgaatattgaaaataa contains the following coding sequences:
- the LOC112045440 gene encoding toll-like receptor 7 translates to MDTVQLKMIIAVILFCLVLGAALTEAPDAPDACFRVPGENSVQCTVRTLSSDRDVVGSMHSDGAEKLAVRCGSHLRESTLKDHYFGKLHGLTEITITDCKVLRLPGNVFEGLRGLKTLSLRTMNTQWGHNKELELSLGAFNGLRELHTLDLAFNNIRKIPSDLFCALETIVSLNLTRNKIKFVDELGFGHKCGSTLQTIDLSYNDIMSLPADSEILHLRRLTQLFLQNNKITELPGEVFSDLLSLKVVNLSENAINYLPESLFQNTREIREIYLSYNELEMLPKKLFNRLEQLVVLDLSANKLKGSHIEDETFGGLIRLIVLDLSHNALTGVTKNMFKDLFFLQILNLSNNSIGIIEANAFSPLFNLHTLSLVQNKLRVIEDHVFNGLFILNKLNLNNNILSYIADDAFRNCSDLKELDLSSNKLTKVPEAILQLPFLKSLDLGENLLTEISNSSFQNLSQLTGLRLIDNQIGNLTAGMFWGLPSLQVLNLAKNKIQSIETETFQKNAQLEAVRLDGNFISDINGVFVSLTKLLWLNLSENHLVWFDYAFIPPGLKWLDIHANFIEVLGNYYKIQKDLHVKTLDASHNRIVTLSALSIPNSVELLFINNNFITAIEEDTFFEKSNLTRVDMYANEIESLDINSLRISRDDDRALPEFYISGNPFRCDCTMKWLLLINSITPRQYPRVMDLENVICKESYVRGVKFLPVSSLHTKDFLCKYDIHCPEDCHCCDFTFCNCKTVCPNNCSCYHDSTKSTNVVDCSVKQLDLVPRDFPIGATHVYLDGNFYNELNETVFDTMRKCLVLYLNSSNVRNIHNDTFRGLTDLRILHLDNNKIKRLEGPEFSKLSNLKELYLQNNVIEHISNVSFSFLGVLEILRLDGNRLVNYGLWHLDNNKKLQTLFLSNNYWSCNCKYLQGFLMYISQNVEKVIDIQSLWCLNENVSPAKKPLNLNVTVCSEISDTSVISAFFVSNNIPLLASALTGFMLILLILALVFTFRYACRMWLYSNCGIKLSPLAGAFNDADKLYDAYICYSPKDEEFVIESLARELENGYPSYHLCLHYRDVPQFEATYAQFPDLVVEATEASRRIIVVLSKNFILTEWSQIEFRQALQRALRKNPHKLIIVAVGLVPRDPELKSYFKTGLEITWKEKRFWERLRYAMPSSKRRGHKLKRLNYGRNSNTYTMDASVLNSTCQTLCGKSANSAERSPCDRPLSEHIYSTIDSDYSSNDFHGRHNHPHSVVLQHTVQTYLV